From the genome of Arcobacter sp. F2176, one region includes:
- the ribA gene encoding GTP cyclohydrolase II: MISSKIANLPTKYGTFDIKAYKDGSQEHLAIMSKNFSQIEIPMVRIHSECLTGDAIGSLKCDCNNQLDLALELISAQGGLVIYHRQEGRNIGLVNKINAYNLQDQGFNTVEANLKLGFKEDERDYKAVEYILKELGLKKMRLITNNPRKINFFENSGIEIVERIPAITKINKFNENYLKTKKDELGHLL; this comes from the coding sequence ATTATCTCTTCTAAAATTGCAAATTTACCAACAAAATATGGAACTTTTGACATCAAAGCATATAAAGATGGCTCACAAGAACATCTTGCAATTATGAGTAAAAATTTTTCCCAAATAGAAATACCAATGGTGAGAATTCACTCTGAGTGTTTAACTGGAGATGCTATTGGTAGTTTAAAATGCGATTGTAATAATCAACTAGATTTGGCATTAGAGCTAATTTCAGCTCAAGGTGGTCTTGTTATTTATCATAGACAAGAAGGAAGAAATATTGGACTAGTAAATAAAATAAATGCTTATAATCTTCAAGACCAAGGATTTAACACAGTAGAAGCGAATTTAAAACTAGGCTTTAAAGAAGATGAAAGAGATTATAAAGCAGTTGAATACATTTTAAAAGAATTGGGTCTAAAAAAGATGAGACTTATTACAAATAATCCAAGGAAAATTAACTTTTTTGAAAATAGTGGGATAGAGATTGTTGAAAGAATCCCTGCAATCACAAAAATAAATAAATTTAATGAAAATTATTTAAAAACAAAAAAAGATGAACTGGGGCATCTACTTTAA
- a CDS encoding TraR/DksA C4-type zinc finger protein, translating to MCDEPVGIKRLRAKPHARFCIYCRPIYEKEQKS from the coding sequence ATGTGCGATGAACCAGTGGGGATAAAAAGGCTTAGAGCTAAACCACATGCTAGATTTTGTATATATTGTAGACCGATTTATGAAAAAGAACAAAAATCCTAG
- a CDS encoding DUF2116 family Zn-ribbon domain-containing protein — translation MSNCPYCGKKIPMNKAFCSKSCKENYFQMVAIQIPQPFLKRIFIFCTLEQREIEIENFAKRHGWEHELVKKKIEEESIKFGYENN, via the coding sequence ATGTCAAATTGCCCATACTGTGGTAAAAAAATACCTATGAATAAAGCTTTTTGTTCTAAAAGCTGTAAAGAGAACTATTTTCAAATGGTTGCAATACAAATTCCTCAACCATTTTTAAAAAGAATATTTATATTTTGTACCTTAGAACAAAGAGAGATAGAGATTGAGAATTTTGCCAAAAGACATGGTTGGGAGCATGAACTTGTTAAAAAGAAAATAGAGGAAGAATCAATTAAATTTGGATATGAAAATAACTAA
- a CDS encoding DNA repair protein Rad50 has translation MKNIKVELESIIFNVMLPESQAFLDELNEEIEKGNEKEEIVEAKKDIVSFIEELNQVLKLIEEKKLSNKNAKDMYKKIRNMLDEHEHQ, from the coding sequence GTGAAAAATATAAAAGTTGAATTAGAAAGTATAATATTTAATGTGATGTTACCAGAATCACAAGCTTTTTTAGATGAATTAAATGAAGAAATAGAAAAAGGGAATGAAAAAGAAGAGATTGTTGAAGCAAAAAAAGATATTGTATCTTTTATTGAAGAATTAAATCAAGTTTTAAAACTGATTGAAGAAAAAAAACTATCAAATAAAAATGCAAAAGATATGTATAAAAAAATTAGAAATATGCTTGATGAACATGAACATCAATGA
- a CDS encoding DUF1826 domain-containing protein, whose translation MNEKNLNFAGEWNQAGGMSRHMAQDKQPTVLSDIYQAEINIAIWRREKSTTLQYSVKEFLALNPTFQKEMVLTPQDALSRVSESFDNNMTEVSEDIAELVDMFCYLFELKQAGMRLKVLDRAMCPKFHVDKVPCRLVTTYQGMATEWLPHELVDQTKLGWSCNGLPDSESGLYQSENDIQQLDCGDVALLKGTLWEGNENAGLVHRSPGLIVNEKRLILTLDFK comes from the coding sequence ATGAATGAAAAGAATCTCAATTTTGCTGGTGAATGGAATCAAGCAGGAGGCATGTCCCGACATATGGCCCAGGATAAACAGCCAACGGTTTTGAGCGATATCTATCAGGCAGAGATTAATATAGCCATTTGGCGACGTGAGAAGTCTACTACTCTACAATATTCGGTAAAAGAATTTTTAGCATTGAATCCTACATTTCAAAAGGAAATGGTCTTAACGCCACAAGATGCACTTTCGCGTGTTAGCGAATCTTTTGATAACAATATGACCGAAGTTAGCGAAGATATTGCTGAGCTTGTAGATATGTTTTGTTATTTGTTTGAACTTAAACAAGCAGGCATGCGTTTGAAAGTTTTAGATCGAGCGATGTGCCCTAAGTTTCATGTGGACAAAGTGCCTTGCCGTCTTGTGACAACCTATCAAGGTATGGCCACAGAATGGCTGCCACATGAGCTGGTTGATCAAACAAAACTGGGTTGGAGTTGTAACGGCTTGCCTGACAGTGAATCTGGCCTTTACCAAAGTGAAAATGATATCCAACAACTAGATTGTGGCGATGTTGCATTGCTCAAAGGTACGCTTTGGGAGGGTAATGAAAATGCGGGCTTAGTCCACCGTTCACCAGGATTGATAGTCAATGAAAAGCGTTTGATATTAACTTTAGATTTTAAGTAG
- a CDS encoding AraC family transcriptional regulator, with protein sequence MTNDSMQLTNLCKLYGLENKNGFANTYIEEIKLFKVSSNEELMPLLYKKGFSFVGSGKKIGYINNVKFEHGYLDYLVISSPQPVECETYIMGDEPLVGIYITLDMNRLQKVVKKFTQFDSSDKIDKEVGFSITCNNRTDVIQNIYGKFLAILEDEIESDILANGLLDELYYRILQSNSGSMLIQLCQKDSNLSRISRVIDYILENIEQKIDLDEMAKLADMSVNNFHKLFKQAMNDTPIQYIKKIRLEKAKQLIAYNNMKVIEASNAVGYDNVSQFSREFKRYFGHPPSTIKKV encoded by the coding sequence ATGACAAATGATTCAATGCAATTAACTAATTTATGTAAATTATATGGATTAGAAAACAAAAATGGTTTTGCTAATACATATATAGAGGAAATAAAACTATTTAAAGTCTCATCTAATGAAGAGCTAATGCCTCTTTTATACAAAAAGGGTTTTAGTTTTGTAGGTAGTGGTAAAAAAATTGGTTATATCAATAATGTAAAATTTGAACATGGTTATTTAGATTATTTAGTTATTAGCTCTCCTCAACCTGTAGAGTGTGAAACTTATATAATGGGAGATGAACCATTAGTCGGAATATATATAACTTTAGATATGAATAGATTACAAAAAGTAGTTAAGAAGTTTACTCAATTTGATTCATCAGATAAAATAGATAAAGAAGTAGGTTTCTCTATCACTTGTAATAATAGAACAGATGTTATTCAAAACATATATGGAAAATTCTTAGCAATACTTGAGGATGAAATTGAATCAGATATTTTAGCTAACGGTTTACTTGATGAACTTTACTATAGGATTTTACAAAGCAATAGTGGTTCTATGTTAATACAATTATGCCAAAAAGATAGTAATCTATCTAGAATATCAAGAGTTATTGATTATATTCTTGAAAACATTGAACAAAAAATTGATTTAGATGAAATGGCGAAATTAGCTGATATGAGTGTAAATAATTTTCATAAACTTTTTAAACAAGCAATGAATGATACTCCTATTCAATATATAAAGAAAATAAGATTAGAAAAAGCAAAACAATTAATAGCTTATAATAATATGAAAGTAATTGAGGCATCAAATGCAGTTGGATATGATAATGTTAGTCAATTTAGTAGAGAATTTAAAAGATATTTTGGACATCCTCCTAGTACAATTAAAAAAGTATGA
- a CDS encoding short chain dehydrogenase encodes MSIDNQKTVILIGAKGNMGQAALSGLGKHKVITASRSGEVCDYKVDITSEESLRKLYEDVGHFDAVVNTVGYCEYAEFTEMTEEQWNNTIQSKMIGQINIVRVGQEYIADNGSFSLITGILNIKPIPYAIADATTSGAIDTFVKCVAFEMPRGIRINSINPTVLEEAWDVYGEMMPGFHPVPGFLVGKAFERSVDGFITGQVLVVDAY; translated from the coding sequence ATGTCAATAGATAATCAAAAAACAGTGATTTTAATTGGTGCAAAAGGAAATATGGGACAAGCTGCTTTAAGTGGTTTAGGGAAACACAAAGTTATTACAGCTAGTCGTTCAGGAGAAGTTTGTGATTACAAAGTTGATATTACAAGCGAAGAGTCTTTAAGAAAATTATATGAAGATGTTGGTCATTTTGATGCAGTAGTAAATACAGTAGGTTACTGTGAATATGCAGAATTTACAGAAATGACAGAAGAACAATGGAACAATACTATTCAAAGTAAGATGATAGGACAAATTAATATTGTAAGAGTAGGTCAAGAGTATATAGCAGATAATGGTTCATTTTCATTAATTACAGGAATTTTAAATATAAAACCTATTCCATATGCTATTGCAGATGCAACTACAAGTGGTGCTATTGATACATTTGTAAAATGTGTAGCGTTTGAAATGCCTAGAGGTATTAGAATAAATTCTATTAACCCTACAGTATTAGAAGAAGCTTGGGATGTATATGGTGAAATGATGCCTGGTTTTCATCCTGTTCCAGGTTTTTTAGTGGGAAAAGCTTTTGAGCGTTCTGTAGATGGATTCATTACGGGTCAAGTTCTTGTTGTAGATGCTTACTAA
- a CDS encoding plasmid recombination protein — protein sequence MNQRKKVQVRFQTTCRTIQSINHDFRIAKPNYLRDNMHHNKFYNIYFGYDPKQLKQKAKKSFDEYNQLYKNKHHRNLQKGKQSDHLTGVITLSPIVNEWLEQGKVTKEQLEKSFADSIPLIQDKIHNILGDDSIKLSHYVIHYDEKTPHMHFTFNNHTKNGEAVWYNLRKSGRLSEFQDIVASTFKDIGLERGDRKSTTKHLSVRQMHEEEIKQLKKDIQDHIKKLQAQKKKIKKTVEDKKQLKSELDSIDISIKKARVELKSESLTLESLTKEKEELETTINIIKEDKPIIDIKQIKIYDTDKIVEECITTKLGFTKVDEDRLKQYLNFYAKHLHKYNEFTNSINGLNHPQDLLLENKKLIEENRTHLKQQEHIDTYYVTKRRYNKLIGENKSLQEQLQQEQILSKKFNVKIEQSKAYFGMNKKLREEVNDLKLKLHNLDIIQEEYKRMDEAFTKISKYLKCEDDLDVIISKISKYTGSEEKKGKINHNKLK from the coding sequence TTGAATCAAAGAAAGAAAGTACAAGTTCGTTTTCAAACTACTTGTAGAACTATCCAAAGCATAAATCATGATTTTAGAATTGCTAAACCCAATTACTTAAGAGATAATATGCACCACAACAAATTTTATAATATCTATTTTGGGTATGATCCAAAACAATTAAAACAAAAAGCTAAAAAAAGTTTTGATGAATACAATCAGTTATATAAAAATAAACATCATAGAAATTTACAGAAGGGTAAACAATCAGATCATCTAACTGGAGTTATTACTCTAAGTCCTATTGTAAATGAATGGCTAGAACAAGGTAAAGTAACAAAAGAACAACTAGAAAAATCTTTTGCAGATTCAATACCACTAATCCAAGATAAGATACATAATATCTTAGGTGATGATAGTATTAAGTTATCTCATTATGTAATCCACTATGATGAAAAAACACCTCATATGCACTTTACTTTTAATAACCATACAAAGAATGGTGAAGCTGTATGGTATAACCTAAGAAAAAGTGGAAGACTATCAGAGTTTCAAGATATTGTCGCATCTACTTTTAAAGATATTGGATTAGAAAGAGGTGATAGAAAATCAACTACAAAACATCTATCTGTTAGGCAGATGCATGAAGAAGAGATTAAACAACTTAAAAAAGACATACAAGACCATATCAAAAAACTTCAAGCTCAAAAGAAGAAGATAAAGAAAACTGTAGAGGATAAAAAGCAATTAAAAAGTGAACTTGATAGCATTGATATTTCTATTAAAAAAGCAAGGGTAGAACTAAAAAGTGAAAGTTTAACTTTAGAATCACTTACAAAAGAAAAAGAAGAACTTGAAACTACAATCAATATTATAAAAGAAGATAAGCCAATCATTGACATAAAACAAATTAAGATCTATGATACTGATAAAATAGTAGAGGAATGTATTACTACTAAACTAGGTTTTACAAAAGTAGATGAAGATAGATTAAAACAGTACCTTAACTTCTATGCTAAACACCTACATAAGTACAATGAGTTTACAAATTCAATTAATGGACTAAATCACCCACAAGATTTACTACTGGAAAATAAAAAACTTATAGAAGAAAATAGAACACACTTAAAACAACAAGAACATATAGATACGTACTATGTAACAAAAAGAAGATATAACAAGCTTATTGGAGAGAATAAAAGTTTACAAGAACAACTGCAACAAGAACAAATCTTAAGCAAAAAGTTTAATGTAAAGATTGAACAATCAAAAGCATACTTTGGTATGAATAAAAAGCTAAGAGAAGAAGTGAATGACCTTAAACTTAAACTACATAACCTTGATATTATACAAGAAGAATACAAAAGAATGGATGAAGCTTTTACAAAAATAAGTAAGTACCTTAAATGTGAAGATGATTTAGATGTGATAATTTCTAAGATTTCAAAATATACTGGGAGTGAAGAGAAGAAAGGAAAGATAAATCATAATAAATTAAAGTGA
- a CDS encoding Lin1244/Lin1753 domain-containing protein — MNIKKKDAYYFSHDSNAKDDYKCMLLIEELGLEGYGIFWVLVETLREQENFKYPLKLLTSLARKYNTTVVKMEVVVKNYNLFSIEDDIFFFSPSLNRRMDLMNKKREQARLAGIRSGEVRRNKKNEQMLNSRSTNVEQLNKSKVNEKEKYEKLNELLLLKQINKDKEKDRLESLAYEKKEIKI; from the coding sequence ATGAACATTAAAAAGAAGGATGCATATTACTTTTCACATGATAGTAATGCAAAAGATGATTACAAATGTATGCTTTTAATAGAAGAACTAGGGCTCGAAGGATATGGCATTTTTTGGGTATTAGTTGAAACACTTAGAGAACAAGAGAATTTTAAGTATCCACTTAAATTACTAACAAGTTTAGCTCGTAAATATAATACTACAGTTGTGAAGATGGAAGTTGTTGTAAAAAATTATAACTTATTTAGCATTGAAGATGATATTTTCTTTTTTAGTCCAAGTTTAAATAGAAGAATGGACTTAATGAATAAAAAAAGAGAACAAGCAAGACTTGCTGGAATTAGAAGTGGAGAAGTAAGAAGAAACAAGAAAAATGAACAAATGTTAAACAGTCGCTCAACAAATGTTGAACAATTAAATAAAAGTAAAGTAAATGAAAAAGAAAAATATGAAAAATTAAATGAACTACTACTTTTAAAACAAATAAATAAAGACAAAGAAAAAGATAGATTAGAATCTCTTGCTTATGAAAAAAAAGAAATTAAGATTTAA
- a CDS encoding AlpA family phage regulatory protein: protein MENDKLLKIKEVCNLLNVSTRKFYEDIKTDKTFPQSFRLANTKTKLYSQREIREWIDLQMQNNRVS from the coding sequence ATGGAAAATGATAAATTACTTAAAATAAAAGAAGTATGTAATCTACTAAATGTATCAACAAGAAAATTTTATGAAGATATAAAAACTGATAAAACTTTTCCGCAAAGTTTTAGGTTAGCAAATACTAAAACAAAATTATATTCACAAAGAGAAATTAGAGAATGGATTGATTTACAAATGCAAAACAATAGAGTTTCATAA
- a CDS encoding DUF4198 domain-containing protein gives MLKIISTLIMLLTLSQAHFLTFMSNSDVVDDKKDSTLNFDISFIHPFEQNAMTMEKPKLFVNSNDNKIPVSETTKLGHKAWSAKYKINMPGVYKFFVEPQAYFEPAEGKYIIHVPKLIVDAYGLEDGWDEPIGLKYEIVPMVKPFGLYAGNLFQGKVLHDGKPASNVEVEVELYNDFNFKAPTSSHVTQVVKTDANGIFSFVMNHKGWWGFAALIEEGQIKNKEDGKEYPIENGALLWIKAY, from the coding sequence ATGTTAAAAATTATTTCTACTCTTATTATGTTGCTTACACTATCACAAGCTCATTTCTTAACTTTTATGTCAAACAGTGATGTTGTTGATGATAAAAAAGATTCAACGCTTAATTTTGATATTTCATTTATACATCCTTTTGAGCAAAATGCAATGACAATGGAAAAGCCAAAATTATTTGTAAATAGTAATGATAATAAAATACCTGTAAGTGAAACTACTAAATTAGGCCACAAAGCATGGAGTGCAAAATATAAAATAAATATGCCAGGTGTATATAAATTTTTTGTTGAGCCACAAGCATATTTTGAACCAGCAGAAGGAAAGTATATTATTCATGTACCAAAACTAATTGTTGATGCTTATGGTTTAGAAGATGGTTGGGATGAACCTATTGGGTTAAAATATGAGATTGTACCAATGGTTAAACCTTTTGGATTATATGCAGGTAATTTATTTCAAGGAAAAGTTTTACACGATGGTAAACCAGCTAGTAATGTTGAAGTTGAAGTTGAACTATATAATGACTTTAATTTTAAAGCTCCAACTAGTAGTCATGTAACACAAGTTGTTAAAACTGATGCTAATGGTATTTTTTCTTTTGTTATGAATCACAAAGGATGGTGGGGATTTGCAGCTTTAATTGAAGAAGGGCAAATAAAAAATAAAGAAGATGGTAAAGAGTACCCTATAGAAAATGGTGCTTTACTTTGGATTAAGGCTTACTAG
- the cbiM gene encoding cobalt transporter CbiM produces the protein MHIADGVLTLESTITVSAISLVCLYVSIKSIKDEKITLAAAMSAMFFIATFIHVPLGVTQIHLVLIGVIGILIGWMSFISIFIALVLQALLLGYGGVVSLGVNLFVMGMPAIIVYYLYNMEITNKLNEKVKFFLVGFLGTFFATLFLAIILLFSKPEYEYASYTIFIVDSGAMVIEGIISMFLLQFIKKTYPKILKAK, from the coding sequence GTGCATATAGCTGATGGTGTCTTAACTTTAGAATCAACTATAACTGTTAGCGCTATTAGTTTAGTTTGTTTATATGTTTCTATAAAATCTATAAAAGATGAAAAGATAACTTTAGCAGCAGCTATGAGTGCTATGTTTTTTATAGCAACATTTATTCATGTCCCACTTGGTGTTACCCAAATACATTTAGTCCTTATTGGCGTGATTGGGATACTAATTGGGTGGATGAGTTTTATTAGTATTTTTATAGCTTTAGTACTTCAAGCTTTACTTTTAGGTTATGGAGGTGTTGTATCACTAGGAGTAAATCTTTTTGTTATGGGAATGCCGGCAATCATTGTGTATTATTTATATAATATGGAAATTACTAATAAATTAAATGAAAAAGTAAAGTTTTTTTTAGTGGGATTTTTAGGCACATTTTTTGCAACACTTTTTTTAGCAATTATCTTACTTTTCTCAAAACCAGAGTATGAGTATGCTTCATATACTATATTTATAGTTGATTCAGGTGCTATGGTAATTGAAGGAATAATAAGTATGTTTTTATTGCAGTTTATCAAAAAAACTTATCCAAAAATTTTGAAGGCCAAATGA
- a CDS encoding energy-coupling factor transporter transmembrane protein EcfT gives MNEYPIKLLVSLIYSAIVAFSFHIEYIFLLPIFFMLIVEYKEVLSILKKLALINLFIIFLVVFVAFHDINKAIELFFRTNFILLFNLLVFYKSKGYDIVRGFNSLRFPKKFVTIFYFSIVMIEYLFKEFKTIKATLRLRGFHARSNLFSYQTYGNVFAMMFIKSIRKSEEMRDSLISRGFNGEIYLLEMPSKNKNYIILSILVFIVAINKMVVSL, from the coding sequence ATGAACGAATATCCAATTAAATTATTAGTTTCACTTATTTATTCTGCAATTGTAGCTTTTTCTTTTCATATAGAATATATTTTTTTATTGCCAATATTTTTTATGCTAATTGTTGAGTATAAAGAGGTATTATCTATTTTAAAAAAACTTGCTTTAATAAATCTATTTATAATTTTCTTAGTTGTTTTTGTAGCCTTCCATGATATAAATAAAGCAATTGAGCTTTTTTTTAGAACAAATTTTATTTTGTTATTTAATTTACTGGTTTTTTATAAATCAAAAGGTTATGACATAGTAAGAGGTTTTAATTCACTTCGATTTCCAAAAAAGTTTGTGACAATATTTTATTTTTCTATTGTGATGATCGAATATCTTTTTAAAGAATTTAAAACAATAAAAGCAACACTTAGACTTAGAGGATTTCATGCTAGAAGTAATCTTTTTAGTTACCAAACTTATGGAAATGTATTTGCAATGATGTTTATAAAATCAATTAGAAAATCTGAAGAGATGAGAGATAGTTTGATTTCAAGAGGATTTAATGGTGAGATTTATCTACTTGAAATGCCCTCAAAAAATAAAAACTATATTATCCTTTCAATTTTAGTATTTATTGTTGCAATTAATAAAATGGTGGTAAGTCTATGA
- a CDS encoding energy-coupling factor ABC transporter ATP-binding protein, producing MSCSVNVRDVNYSCESKSLLENINLNVGHEEKVAVVGANGSGKSTLLKIIAGLISPSSGYIEIFHDKMGSLKDFRKYRSDIGYLPQDVSNHFLCPTVIEDVMFALRAKGVSKDESYTKASEVLENLNIKKLENRIIHELSGGEQKIVALAGILITKPKILLFDEPTNDLDEKSENTICEILNSIKKSMIIVSHHKSFIDKLTLTIYRLNKSLIKE from the coding sequence ATGAGTTGTTCTGTTAATGTAAGAGATGTAAATTATTCATGTGAAAGCAAAAGTTTGTTGGAAAATATAAATTTAAATGTAGGACATGAAGAAAAAGTTGCTGTTGTTGGAGCAAATGGAAGTGGGAAAAGTACTTTACTTAAAATAATTGCAGGTTTAATCTCTCCTTCAAGTGGCTATATTGAAATATTCCATGACAAAATGGGCTCACTAAAAGATTTTAGAAAATATAGAAGTGATATAGGATATCTACCCCAAGATGTTTCAAATCATTTTTTATGCCCAACTGTAATAGAAGATGTGATGTTTGCTTTAAGGGCAAAAGGTGTATCAAAAGATGAATCATATACAAAAGCTAGCGAAGTTTTGGAAAACCTAAATATAAAGAAGTTAGAAAATAGGATTATACATGAATTAAGTGGCGGTGAGCAGAAGATCGTAGCCTTAGCTGGGATTCTTATTACCAAACCAAAAATATTGCTTTTTGATGAGCCTACGAATGATTTAGATGAGAAAAGTGAAAATACTATATGTGAGATTTTAAATTCTATAAAAAAATCTATGATAATCGTATCCCATCACAAAAGTTTCATTGATAAACTTACACTTACAATATATAGATTAAATAAAAGTTTGATAAAGGAATAA
- a CDS encoding GDSL-type esterase/lipase family protein — MKNNIDIVMLGDSLTSRGEWDVLLYPKKIINLGHDADTTVDILARLDLAIEVHSKCIYLMIGINDMNSYKSLDKIFENYIQILNRLKIKSTSKVFVQSVLYTQMNSFNKKVKEINIKLKEYCNDNNLTFIDLNENLSRDEVLLNIYTTDGLHLNMKAYIEWANKIRSYF, encoded by the coding sequence ATGAAAAACAATATTGATATAGTAATGTTAGGTGACTCTCTTACATCAAGGGGAGAGTGGGATGTTCTTCTTTACCCCAAAAAAATTATAAACCTTGGTCATGATGCTGATACTACAGTTGATATTTTAGCTAGATTAGATTTAGCTATTGAAGTTCACTCTAAATGTATTTATCTAATGATTGGTATTAATGATATGAATTCTTATAAGAGTTTAGACAAAATTTTTGAGAATTATATCCAAATATTAAATAGATTGAAAATCAAATCTACTTCAAAAGTTTTTGTACAATCTGTACTTTATACACAAATGAACTCTTTTAATAAAAAAGTAAAAGAAATCAATATCAAACTCAAAGAGTATTGTAATGACAATAATCTTACTTTTATAGATTTAAATGAGAATTTATCAAGGGATGAGGTTTTGTTAAATATTTATACAACAGATGGTTTACATTTAAATATGAAAGCTTATATTGAGTGGGCAAACAAAATTAGAAGCTATTTTTAA